One region of Leptolyngbya sp. 'hensonii' genomic DNA includes:
- a CDS encoding formylglycine-generating enzyme family protein, translated as METSQQQRRPAVGQFAETLADAKLDFDAIDLVDMLWLAQFIEPEESGLAETPAKEPSQQPKVDQITDISEAGLNLYPEEQLPQQKRQETPLSKQQPEKPTGRPFSVPAAPALRTQLNLSRAIRPLMRKVPSQIQFDLDEEATVTQIAETRVWMPVVRPSPERWLELDLVVEASKTTVIWERSIAELNHLAEYQGAFRAVRTWRLSAHGGKIQIHPRWHDAMKSAAKSETVSPHRPRSPGELIDPTGRRLIWLVTDCTSLLWRQEILYKTLWDWAKEQPIAIVQMFPERLWSRTALRDGHIVRLGALSSGLPSSQLEVEGLPQRLEQHRHADLVTVPIVTLDAASMFRWAQVTSGTGSIRTPGRTFDLVFIRKQADKGNSAQVLRSTSQRTAQERVALFRSTASKTAQQLANLMAAAPVSLPVIDLLRDAFRGDFEEEVQQSVVAEVLLSGLLRRCDAEDDVVCRYEFWGDDSLVGTERVRDILLGDTSISKSIEVLNVLSASICQKLGLPSKSFQALLADLQSSEESLRQAAQPFARVGLDVLRRLGGEYAALARRYDSYGNTHGPGDDFPLEDLEYEVAKLINIPPLQPCEYESAIITAILDRFNCETAKIERENRKWVIRRSRIVTWGYTETLGLNAGQEIGLDLIAIPGGSFTMGAPASEPDGSKNERPQHEVTLQPFYLGRYPITQAQWRVVSSYDRVNQDLDPDPSSFKGDHRPVEQVSWEDAQEFCQRLSAKTGKAYRLPSEAQWEYACRAGSTTPFHFGETLTPDLANYNGNYTYNNGSPGENRKQTTDVGIFPANDWGLHDMHGNVLEWCEDDYHSNYQGAPDDGSAWIEVDQEQNRRVLRGGSWADSPGYCRSAVRLNDSRENRFNSIGFRVCCVLPGTSS; from the coding sequence GTGGAAACATCTCAGCAGCAGCGAAGACCAGCGGTCGGACAGTTCGCCGAAACGCTAGCGGACGCGAAGCTTGACTTCGATGCGATCGATCTGGTTGATATGCTCTGGTTGGCTCAGTTCATTGAACCAGAAGAGTCTGGGCTGGCTGAAACTCCAGCCAAAGAACCGAGTCAGCAGCCTAAGGTGGATCAAATAACTGACATCAGCGAAGCTGGGCTCAATCTCTATCCCGAAGAACAGCTCCCACAACAAAAAAGGCAAGAAACACCCCTCTCAAAACAGCAGCCAGAGAAACCCACGGGCAGGCCATTTTCTGTTCCGGCAGCTCCTGCCTTGCGAACTCAGTTAAACCTATCCCGTGCAATCCGCCCCCTGATGCGAAAGGTGCCATCACAAATCCAATTCGATCTGGATGAAGAGGCTACAGTGACCCAAATTGCTGAAACACGGGTCTGGATGCCCGTGGTACGCCCAAGTCCAGAACGTTGGCTGGAACTGGATTTAGTCGTTGAGGCATCAAAGACGACCGTAATCTGGGAGCGATCGATCGCAGAATTGAACCACCTGGCGGAGTACCAAGGCGCGTTTCGAGCCGTCCGCACCTGGAGACTGTCTGCCCACGGGGGAAAGATCCAGATACATCCTCGCTGGCACGATGCGATGAAGTCGGCAGCTAAGAGTGAAACGGTGAGCCCCCACCGTCCCCGTAGTCCAGGTGAGTTGATTGACCCCACAGGACGGCGGTTGATCTGGCTGGTGACAGACTGTACTTCCTTGCTCTGGCGGCAGGAGATCCTTTACAAAACTCTGTGGGATTGGGCTAAAGAGCAACCCATCGCGATCGTCCAGATGTTCCCAGAGCGTCTGTGGTCACGGACTGCATTGCGCGATGGCCACATTGTCCGATTGGGAGCACTCTCTTCAGGCTTGCCCAGCTCGCAGTTAGAAGTCGAAGGCTTGCCTCAACGTCTGGAACAGCATCGCCATGCAGATCTAGTCACTGTCCCCATTGTCACCCTTGATGCAGCATCGATGTTCCGTTGGGCTCAAGTCACTTCTGGTACTGGCTCCATTCGTACCCCTGGCCGAACGTTTGACCTGGTCTTTATCCGCAAGCAGGCGGATAAAGGGAATTCAGCCCAGGTCCTCCGATCGACATCACAGCGAACAGCCCAGGAGCGGGTCGCTCTGTTCCGATCCACAGCATCTAAAACAGCCCAGCAATTAGCTAATTTGATGGCGGCGGCTCCAGTGAGTTTGCCTGTGATTGACCTGTTACGAGATGCCTTTCGGGGCGATTTTGAGGAAGAGGTGCAACAGTCTGTTGTCGCAGAAGTTCTGCTCAGCGGTCTCTTAAGACGTTGTGATGCAGAAGACGATGTTGTTTGTCGCTATGAATTTTGGGGCGATGACTCATTAGTAGGCACCGAGCGCGTGCGTGATATTTTGCTAGGAGATACATCCATCTCGAAGTCGATCGAGGTGTTGAATGTACTGTCTGCGTCGATTTGTCAAAAGCTCGGCCTACCCTCAAAAAGTTTTCAGGCACTGCTAGCTGATCTGCAGTCGTCTGAGGAAAGTCTAAGACAGGCAGCCCAACCCTTTGCCAGGGTTGGCTTAGATGTATTGCGCCGCCTGGGAGGTGAATACGCAGCCCTGGCACGTCGCTATGATTCCTATGGCAATACTCATGGACCAGGTGATGATTTCCCTCTGGAAGATCTGGAATACGAAGTCGCCAAACTGATCAACATCCCCCCCCTGCAACCCTGCGAGTACGAATCCGCCATCATCACCGCCATCCTGGATCGCTTCAACTGCGAAACCGCCAAGATTGAGCGGGAAAACCGCAAGTGGGTTATCCGCCGTAGTCGCATTGTTACCTGGGGATACACTGAAACCCTGGGCCTCAATGCGGGGCAAGAGATTGGGCTAGATCTGATCGCCATCCCCGGTGGCAGCTTCACCATGGGGGCACCAGCCAGCGAACCAGACGGCTCAAAGAACGAGCGTCCCCAGCACGAAGTAACCCTCCAACCGTTTTATCTCGGGCGTTATCCCATTACCCAGGCCCAGTGGCGAGTCGTCTCCAGTTATGATCGCGTGAATCAAGACCTTGATCCCGATCCATCCAGCTTCAAGGGAGATCACCGCCCGGTAGAGCAGGTGAGTTGGGAGGATGCCCAGGAATTTTGCCAGCGGCTCTCCGCTAAAACTGGCAAAGCCTATCGCCTGCCCAGTGAGGCCCAGTGGGAATATGCCTGTCGGGCCGGGAGCACCACCCCATTTCATTTTGGCGAGACCCTCACCCCTGATCTGGCGAACTACAACGGGAATTACACCTACAACAATGGGTCGCCAGGGGAAAATCGGAAACAGACGACTGATGTAGGCATCTTTCCAGCGAATGATTGGGGGCTACATGACATGCACGGCAATGTCTTGGAGTGGTGCGAAGACGATTATCACAGCAATTACCAAGGGGCTCCGGATGATGGCAGTGCCTGGATAGAAGTAGATCAGGAGCAGAACCGTCGAGTGCTGCGCGGCGGCTCCTGGGCCGACTCTCCGGGGTATTGCCGTTCTGCTGTTCGCCTCAACGATTCGCGCGAGAACCGTTTCAACTCTATCGGCTTTCGGGTTTGTTGCGTGCTGCCGGGGACTTCTTCTTAG
- a CDS encoding SUMF1/EgtB/PvdO family nonheme iron enzyme, producing the protein MGRATKLLRGGSWNNNPRNCRSAVRNNNSRENRNNNIGFRVCCVLPSTLQSQN; encoded by the coding sequence GTGGGGCGGGCAACAAAGCTGCTGCGCGGCGGCTCCTGGAACAACAATCCGAGGAATTGCCGTTCTGCTGTTCGCAACAACAATTCGCGCGAGAACCGTAACAACAATATCGGCTTTCGGGTTTGTTGCGTGCTGCCGAGTACTCTTCAAAGTCAGAACTGA
- a CDS encoding helix-turn-helix domain-containing protein — protein MALYWLSLVPAPLRIKLSDEEDRTLAELRLATTVPQRTRDRAHMLRLNAQGWTAPAIAEVFECHEHTVRAT, from the coding sequence TTGGCCCTCTACTGGTTGTCTCTAGTGCCTGCCCCCTTACGAATCAAACTGAGTGACGAGGAAGACCGCACCCTGGCTGAACTGAGATTAGCCACGACCGTGCCGCAACGAACCCGAGACCGTGCCCATATGCTGCGGCTGAATGCGCAAGGATGGACCGCCCCGGCAATCGCCGAGGTCTTTGAGTGCCATGAACATACGGTGCGAGCCACGAT
- a CDS encoding formylglycine-generating enzyme family protein encodes MANETTIPARRIVISRQTHRGQFFTELLDDNTHLEMMLIPGGTFLMGQTEAEKDELVNQVGEADYQKYFTDELPRHGVTVPSFFLGKYPITQAQWRAVAAYPAVEQDLDSAPSHFNGASRPVEQVSWDDATEFCRRLSRQTGRLYRLPSESEWEYACRAGTQTPFHVGDTLSDELANYCAQDQEIDGTLHQGIYGHGLLGQYRQETTEAGQFPANPFGLYDMHGNVWEWCEDDYHNNYNHAPDDGSAWVESDRKETQRVLRGGSWYYGPGDCRSAVRDYGSREGRDDYIGFRVCCVLPGALS; translated from the coding sequence ATGGCCAATGAAACCACTATCCCCGCCAGACGGATTGTGATCAGCCGTCAAACCCACCGGGGACAATTCTTTACTGAATTATTGGATGACAACACCCACCTGGAGATGATGCTGATTCCCGGTGGCACCTTCTTGATGGGGCAAACCGAAGCCGAGAAAGACGAGCTAGTTAATCAGGTGGGAGAAGCCGATTATCAGAAATACTTCACCGATGAGTTGCCCAGACATGGGGTGACTGTGCCATCGTTTTTTCTGGGCAAATACCCCATCACTCAAGCCCAGTGGCGTGCGGTGGCCGCTTACCCCGCTGTCGAACAGGATTTGGATTCTGCCCCCTCCCATTTCAACGGCGCTAGCCGTCCAGTGGAGCAGGTGAGTTGGGATGACGCCACGGAGTTTTGTCGGCGGCTCTCCCGGCAGACTGGTCGCCTCTATCGCCTCCCATCGGAGTCCGAATGGGAATATGCCTGTCGGGCTGGCACCCAAACACCATTCCATGTTGGCGACACTCTCAGCGATGAATTAGCCAACTACTGCGCCCAAGATCAAGAAATTGACGGCACCCTGCACCAGGGAATATATGGTCACGGCCTCTTAGGCCAATATCGCCAGGAAACCACTGAGGCGGGGCAGTTCCCTGCCAACCCATTTGGGCTGTACGACATGCATGGCAATGTCTGGGAGTGGTGCGAAGACGACTACCACAATAACTACAATCATGCGCCTGACGATGGGAGCGCCTGGGTCGAGTCCGATCGAAAAGAGACACAACGAGTGCTGCGCGGCGGCTCCTGGTACTACGGTCCGGGGGATTGCCGTTCTGCTGTTCGCGACTACGGTTCGCGCGAGGGCCGTGACGACTATATCGGCTTTCGGGTTTGTTGCGTGCTGCCGGGGGCTCTTTCTTAG
- the avd gene encoding diversity-generating retroelement protein Avd: MPKFSTGELPIVQKTYDLIKWYVPILNRLPRDHKFGLGNRMVATLYDLLEGFITARYARNKLDILHPLSGKLDILQYQTRLLLDFDLMEVARYEYVSRLLDEVGRQLTGWLGQQRSQT, encoded by the coding sequence ATGCCCAAATTTAGTACAGGCGAATTACCCATTGTGCAAAAGACCTATGACCTGATCAAGTGGTACGTGCCAATTTTGAATCGGCTGCCCCGCGATCATAAATTTGGGCTGGGAAACCGGATGGTCGCCACACTCTATGACCTGCTTGAAGGCTTCATTACAGCCCGCTATGCCCGGAATAAACTGGATATTTTGCACCCCCTCAGCGGCAAACTCGATATCCTGCAATACCAAACCCGTCTGCTGCTGGACTTTGACTTGATGGAAGTCGCACGCTACGAGTATGTCAGTCGATTGTTGGACGAGGTCGGGCGGCAGTTGACCGGATGGTTAGGGCAGCAGCGTAGCCAGACATGA
- a CDS encoding Uma2 family endonuclease, giving the protein MAQLLQKSVDQRIVIQGAWEKFKLIQQGAEASPGVRLSYYNGTIEILMPGEDHEFFAHVIGYLLTTFFLQKGIPFKPTGAKTQEKPGEASAQADASYCLGGSKPIPDLSIEVVFSSGGNKLGRYSALXVPEVWFWEDGVLTLYHLRKGGYELIAGSELPGLTQLDLNLLQRCILMAETDFAGAVQVFQQAI; this is encoded by the coding sequence ATGGCACAACTGCTTCAGAAGTCTGTAGACCAGCGCATTGTCATCCAGGGGGCCTGGGAGAAATTCAAGCTGATTCAACAGGGGGCAGAAGCGTCYCCAGGGGTGCGGCTATCTTACTAYAACGGAACGATCGAGATCCTCATGCCAGGAGAAGACCACGAATTTTTTGCCCATGTCATCGGCTATCTATTAACGACCTTCTTCCTGCAAAAGGGAATTCCCTTCAAACCGACAGGGGCCAAGACCCAGGAAAAGCCAGGGGAAGCCTCAGCCCAGGCCGATGCATCCTACTGCCTGGGTGGCTCTAAACCCATTCCTGATTTGTCGATCGAAGTGGTTTTCAGTAGCGGTGGGAATAAGCTAGGGCGATACAGCGCCTTAGRGGTGCCGGAAGTTTGGTTCTGGGAAGATGGCGTTCTCACTCTGTATCATCTCCGCAAGGGTGGCTATGAGCTGATTGCAGGGAGCGAACTACCAGGTCTAACTCAGCTTGATCTCAACTTACTCCAGCGCTGCATCTTAATGGCTGAGACTGATTTTGCCGGAGCCGTTCAAGTTTTCCAGCAAGCAATTTGA
- a CDS encoding RNA-directed DNA polymerase, protein MKRYGSLYPQITAFENLLTAAKQAQRQKRYRDPVLAFNYNLESELLQLQRELQTQTYEPGEYKVFEIYEPKRRVISAAPYRDRVVHHALCNIIVPIFDRTFIATTYANRQGYGSHLALRQFVHYARSSRYVLQCDICKYFPSIDIAILKQTIQRKLKCQETLWLIDRILDNRSEGDPLIDYFPGDTLLTPLERPKGLPIGNLTSQFFANVYLNGFDRYIKETLKVSKYLRYVDDFSLFSDDRDFLSDCRSQIEAYLTTLRLKIHPIKSQLIQTRHGGRFVGFRVLPDRIRVRNYNLQIGRRRLKQLQADYARGRVSEHDVAQSLQSWNAHLAHGDTWQLRQHIFKHLNLPHPLQ, encoded by the coding sequence ATGAAACGCTATGGGAGTCTATATCCACAAATTACAGCCTTTGAGAACTTGCTCACAGCGGCGAAGCAAGCCCAACGCCAGAAGCGTTATCGCGATCCGGTGTTGGCTTTCAATTACAATCTCGAAAGTGAACTATTACAACTGCAACGGGAGCTTCAGACCCAGACCTACGAACCCGGTGAGTACAAGGTCTTCGAGATCTATGAACCCAAGCGCCGGGTGATTTCGGCGGCCCCCTATCGCGATCGGGTCGTACACCACGCTCTGTGTAACATTATTGTCCCGATCTTCGATCGCACGTTCATCGCGACCACCTACGCCAATCGTCAAGGTTATGGGTCCCACCTGGCCCTGCGCCAGTTTGTCCACTACGCCCGTTCTAGTCGCTACGTCTTACAATGCGATATCTGCAAATACTTCCCCAGTATTGACATTGCCATTCTCAAACAAACCATTCAGCGCAAGCTCAAGTGTCAGGAAACCCTGTGGTTGATCGATAGGATCCTGGACAATCGCAGCGAGGGAGATCCCCTGATCGACTACTTTCCGGGCGATACCCTGCTCACCCCCCTGGAGCGTCCCAAAGGACTTCCGATCGGCAACCTCACCAGTCAGTTTTTCGCCAATGTGTATCTCAACGGTTTCGATCGCTATATCAAAGAAACCCTCAAAGTCTCGAAGTACCTACGTTACGTGGATGATTTTTCCCTCTTCAGTGACGATCGAGACTTTCTATCCGACTGCCGGAGCCAGATTGAGGCTTATCTCACGACACTACGCTTAAAAATTCACCCCATCAAAAGCCAGTTGATTCAGACCCGTCATGGTGGCAGGTTTGTTGGCTTTCGGGTGCTGCCCGATCGGATCCGGGTTCGCAACTACAACCTGCAAATCGGACGCAGGCGACTCAAACAACTCCAGGCTGACTACGCCAGGGGTCGGGTATCAGAGCACGATGTCGCCCAGAGTCTTCAGAGCTGGAATGCTCACCTGGCCCATGGGGATACCTGGCAACTGCGTCAGCACATCTTTAAACACTTAAACCTGCCGCACCCATTACAGTAA